A segment of the Manihot esculenta cultivar AM560-2 chromosome 13, M.esculenta_v8, whole genome shotgun sequence genome:
TATTATGCATAGAAATTTGGGCAATGTGTGGAGCAAGTGACTATTTTAGAGGCTTAAGGAACAGGAGCTATAAGAGCAGGATTTCTGGTATGGAATATGAATCAGACTGGACAAGACACAGAAAATCCTCAGCATTTACTGCTCAAGAAATTCGTTCTGCAACACCTTTTATGCCTTGGTCTTGTAGAATTTCTATAGGTGATAGTTATCATGAGTTTCTTTAATTGAACATCTGTCATTTCTAAGTAGTGTTACATTCTAGGGAGATATAGTAGATTGGATACAATAATCATCTACATCTCTCTTGGTTTCCTGAAAATGCTGAGTTTTGAGAGTGGAAAGAGGAGACTGACAGAGACAAATATGTCTTTCTCCACTTCGTTCACCCAAGATAAGTCAACTTATTCGAAGAGCAACCTTCTATTAGCTTCGGCAGTTGCTGATGATATTGACTGCCCCATTCTACCTGGGCTGCCTGATGATGTGGCAAAATATTGCCTTGCACTCGTTCCTCGTCCCTATTTCCCAGCTATGGGAGCTGTCTGCAAGAAATGGAGATCTGTTATTAAAAGCAAAGAATTCCTTGTTGTGCGAAAATTGGCTGggttgcttgaggagtggctatTTGTCCTAACTATGGATTCTCAAGGAAAGGAGAGCCACTGGGAGGTTATGGATTGCTTGGGAAACCGGTGTCAGCTTCTTCCACCAATGCCTGGTCCTATGAAAGCTGGCTTTGGGGTAGTTGTTCTGAATGGAAAGCTCTTTGTCATGGCTGGTTATTCAGTTATCGATGGGACTGGCTCTGCCTCTGCAGATGTTTATGAATATGATTCTTGCCTCAGTAGGTATGTTTTCCATAAGAACATGGTACTTTCTGTCTCTGCTTGTGTGTGTGTTTTTCactttccagctttttctttgctaagtttatatatttttccttGTAAGTTTATATATAGGTAGGCCTCGTGGAAATTGTTATTTTCTAGTTGCTGGTGTGGAGCCTGGAATTGTGAATCGTTACTTCTTTATAGATGTGTCAAAAACCTTATTCTCCTTATAGATCAACACCAAGATGGTGACTTCATTCAATTTTAGATACATTTTTGCAACTTGTTTAACCGGCTTGTCAGTAGCATGATTTGCAAATTACAATTTTAGAGAACCCATTCTTTGTATAGCTAAGAATGACAACCTCCACTATGTTGTTTGTCTTTTGGAACTCATTttagaacaataaaataattattgctGGTTTATTCCTAAGTAGGGTTTGATCTGGCCTCATTGTCCAATTATTTGAGTGCTATTTTTGGATTCTTCAGATTCTTACTCGTTATGCAATGTGGCCTCTGTAATTGCAGTTGGAGCAAATTATCAAGCATGAATGTTGCACGCTTCGATTTTGCATGTGCAGAGGTTAATGGCAAAGTCTATGCTGTTGGGGGCTATGGAAAAGATGGCGATAGTCTCTCAAGTGTGGAGATGTATGATCCTGACTCTGAAAAATGGACCCTGATAGAGAGTCTTCGCCGCCCAAGGTGGGGCTGTTTCGCTTGTGGCCTTGAGGGGAAGCTTTATATCATGGGAGGACGGTCAAGCTTCACTATTGGTAATTCAAAATGTGTTGATGTGTACGACCCAGAGAGACATTCATGGTGTGAGATCAAGAACGGTTGTGTCATGGTCACTGCTCATGCTGTGCTGGAAAAAAAGCTCTTCTGTATGGAGTGGAAGAATCAGCGGAAACTAGCAATATTCAATCCAGAGGACAATTCCTGGAAAATGGTTCCTGTTCCATTGACAGGCAGCTCAAGTATTGGTTTTCGGTTCGGAATACTCGACGGGAAACTTCTATTGTTTTCACTAGAGGAAGCACCAGGTTATCGAACTCTCTTGTATGATCCTAATGCTTCCCCAGGTTCAGAGTGGCAGACTTCTGAAATAAAGCCATCTGGGCTGTGCTTGTGCAGTGTGACCATCAAGGCATGAAATGGGCGTTGTCTGAGACTTCAAGATCTTATTACCGAGTCTAGAAAGTATCTGTACATTTATTGGATAGCTTTGTATCTGTTAGATGTCTCTGCTTTTGGTTGGTTTGCACTCGACCGACTTGATTTCAGTTTCATTTGTTGTTATGATTGAGCAATCTATTTGCTATGAATCTCTTGCTACATTCTTCTTTGCCTCTCAACTATGTTATATACTAATTAATGTTAAGGTTGATTTATTAATCAATATTATTCTTTATTCtcaattattgaaattaatatttaaaattaatacttcGACTGCACTCGAATAtatgtattaaattaaattttaagaaatttttattttaatttcaatttcaatttcttatgttttataaaagaattaataattagacactatttatttatgtaaaataataatatttttttaaaaattatttatattttactatttgatcgtgatattaaaaattagacaatatcaataattttttatataacagcgtcattaaaattttaaaaataacttttaacaCCAAAAGGTCCAGGAAACAGTCACACACCAGCTCTCTATTAAGCGCTGAAAGTACTTTCCCTTGAAGCGCCCGCGCTCGACGGCCCTAGTAAAAGATAAATCCTCTACCTCTCTTAGCGGCAAAAGATCGAACAACAGAGCTGCAAACACGCTACTAAAACCACAAAAGCCACAATTCATGGCTTCATATTCTTGAAAGCTGTAGAGATCTATATTTGCTAGTTCATTTTCCTCTAATCGCATACAATGTTCGGTGCTCAAGCTTCTCCAGCCTTTGGCACGCCATCCTCTATGCCTGCCTTTGGCACTCCATCCGCTACCCCGGCATTTGGCACCCCAACCTCTACCCCAGCTTTTGGCACTCCATCTTCTATGCCTGCGTTTGGCACCCCATCCTCCACCCCAGCCTTTGGCGCGCCCTCTTCGACTCCGGCATTTGGTACTCCGTCTTCGACTCCGGCCTTTGGAACTCCATCTACACCGTCTTTTGCCGCTGGCTTCGGTTCCTCCCTTTTCTCCACCCCATTTTCGTCTCAAACGCAACAGCAACAGCAGACTCCGTTTTTTCTGCAGCCTTCTACTGGTTTAGGATTTCAGACTCCATATGCTGCTTCTCAGGCGACGCCCTTCCCTAATGCTCAACTGACTACTCAGATGGCCCCTGTGGCTCCGCTTCCTTTTTCGCTCGCTGATCGTGATATTCaggttttgtttttgttttcctttttctttttcttctggtGACTAAAATCCTTGGTCTTTGTGCTTGCGGTTCAGTTTCTGATTTttgttttctacttttatagGCGATTGTGGATGCTTACAAGGAGGAGCCAGGGAACCCTAAGTATGCGTTTAAGGTTCTAGTCACTTTTCTCGTCTCTTTTCTTCCATTTCATCAGTACTTTGGTTGCTGACAATGCGAGGCGGGGAAAGAAGGCTAACTCGGTTTACAATTCTTTGctattttcttttcttagtTCTAATAAATCAacgtttttaaaattgaaatttattatatgTGTATGTTTTTCAGATTAACAGAGTAGAATTAGGGTTTAGATGTtgatattttgttttaattttgcaGTATTTGTTGTTTAGCGTAACTGATCCACAGCATAGGGTGAAGCCTGCTGGTGTATCAGATGTGAGTTTCTTCTTTTCATTGTTCTTTATTTTTGTTACTGTTTTTTATGGAAATCATGCAATGCTATCCTCTTAAGCTTGTGCGTGGCTAAGTTTGGAGAATAGTGCATTCTAGATAATGTGGGCAGAGGCTATGGCAAAGCTAGAGGGTATGGAGAGTTCAGATCGAGAACGATTATGGCCCCAGCTTGTTCAAGGTTTCAAAGACCTGTCTCACCGGCTTAAGGTAGTGCTTGTTAAATTAAGGCATGAGTGTAATTTTAAGTAAATGGGTTAGAGTAGTTACTGTTAAAAGAAACATGATCTTGTGAGCTTGTAGAATGCCAAGTTTTCTGTTGTAAACGTCATAATGTTCTTATTTCTCCATTGCGTAAATTTCATTTTAAGGCTTCCAGCTGAAAGTTGGAGTAAGTTTATGTGAGCTAGAACTTTAAAGCTgcaaatttcaattttctttcaccTGCTATACACTGAATCCGTAATAAAAATATTGTACTTGATATGGCACATAAGGAGTTGAAATATAAACATGCAAGCTGGCTCTATGTGCATAGAAGAAGATAACTGTGaaggatttgcctgcttcacgTTATCTCTATTTCATATGGTTCATGGATTAGGGAGAGTGTGAGACTATGTGTGAAAGATTTTCTATGAACTTCAATGATAAGTATAAAAGTTTAGGTAGCTAGTCAACTACAAAGGCAAATTATCAGTTGAAGAATAGCTAAAGCAGCAAAACTTATGTACCTGTCAAGTACCATGGGAATAAAATGAAGACTTTTAGGACTGTTGAATTCTAGGTCAAGGTCATATATCAAGAagttgaaatttatttaaatggaGAATAAATGAACTGAAAGGTTCTGCTTTATTCAGGCTGAATTGGCCATGCTGCTGGTTTTTTCTGTGGTCTGCAATTGTATAAGAAGTAACAAATTGAAATATGTTTTAGCTCTTTACGCATAAGGTTTATGCTTTAAGCATTTCTTGTCATCATATTTGCTTGGAGACTCTTGTGAGTGAACATCTTGACACTGTAAAGTTGAATTAATGCAGCTCCAAGATGAAGTTATTGTTTCAGATGCTGAGCGATTGAGAATGACCCAAAGCAATGTGAAGATGGTATCTTTTTGTTTATCCTCATGGTTCCTTCCTTAGCACATCCTTGTTTTTGAATATGCTTTTCATGTGCAAGTACTTTGCAGCTTCAAAGGCATTTTCAAGCTGAGACTCTTCCCTGGATCCAAAGAATGAGACAAAAAGAGCAGAGTCTTCAAAGACGTCTTTTAAGGGTGAGAATGATATATGCCCTTATTATGGAAAACCACTGTGAATGGATAGAATGGTGGTAACCATTGCATTTGACATTTTAGAGTGCTGTGTAGTCTGTTATGTTTCAGTGATGTGAAGTGAAATAGATGAATCATGGTTTTAGAATCCTTTGCCATTCTTTGGTTGCGTTTATGCTATACCGAAAGATGCATGTTGAATTCTGAGTTTTTTAGTTCCATTCAACACTTTTCAAGCTTGAGTTTTCAATCCAAAAACCTCTATTTCTGAAGCAATGTACTATAGTCAAGAAAATGttcatggaaaaacatgcatgaaagggaaaggcaatatggagaaaatAAGTGTTTTTACCTGCCACCTAGGAGCAAGCAATGCACACAACACATTATTTTGTGTAAGATGCAAGTTGTTTTCTCAAACTTCATCTTGCAAAAATCCTGTATCATTTACATATATGAacctttatatattttatgcaTCTCAAATCAGTAGAAAATTTAACATAGCACCAATGATGAAATTACAAGGTTTAAATTGGTCCAATTGAAAGTATAGgtacaaattgaaaattttgtggAACTGTGGGCATCAAAGGATACTTCTTACCTTTTATGTGGTTGGTGGCACTATCCACTGTCGTTAAAAGTATTTAGAATCTGTTTATATGTTATTGCCAATTGTCATTTTTGTCACAATTCTGGGTCCTACACTGTCAACACACAGATGTCTTGTGTCAGCAATTTGTGAATTTAGTTCCTTTTAAGTATTGACACATTCCCCTGTATGCTTGAAGATAATGAGAATAATGGAGGCCTTGGAAGGTAAGGGTCACCGAATGCCCTTAATGAAAGGAGAAGCTGAATTGGCTGAGAAGTTGGCTGCGATAACCAGACAGGTGGGTGTCTTCTTCCTCTGTGCCCGCTCTGTGCTTTTCTTCTTCACTTGCTGCAGTGAGAGATGGTGTTAACAAGTAGAATCATATTCAGTTGAAAGGATCTGGAGCTGAACTTTCTAGACGGGTTCAGAACCTACTCACCATATCACGCGTTCAAGCAAATGCCATTGGAGCTGGCGGTTCTATTTATCTTCCAGGATCAACCAAAATACATGATCAGAGTCTAGCTGACATGCAGGAGGTAAGAATTAGGCACATTTTAAGTTATTGATGTGACGTCATTTGTTGTTTATCAATAATTAGAATTTTTTAGAGCTCATTGAGATATTTTACATCACTATGTATAATATCGTGTGAACTGAGCCAACTGGTTAGTAATCAATAATTCATTTAGCGAAAGATGTTACATCATTCTTCTAAATCCCATATTGGAAAGCAACATTACTGGAGGAATGCAATTGTTTTACGTTATTTCATGGAAATTATAGTTGATAGGTGATTAATGACTGCTTTGTTGGGCAGGTTTTACAACAACAGACAGAAGCCATTGCTAGGCTTGGCAATGTATTGAAGCGAGATATGAGAGACATGGAAATTATAATGGCAGAGGACACGGAGATGGCAGAAGATGTGAATTAGCCAGATGAGGCATAAAGGAGCACTTTGCTACATTTGTCTGGTTCTTTTTGACGCTTTGAAATTTTGAGATTGATCTAATTATGCAAATGAACTCGCTTGTTTCTTGCATCGGGCGAATAGCGGTTTTGTTGTTTGCACTGTTTTATGGGAGCCCACCTTTAAATGTATAAAGATCTGCAATGGCTAGTGAGATGAGCGTGACTTTTTTGAACTCAGACATGGCTGCTATGTTGGGATAACTTTGACCGACAGGAAATTACTGTATGCCAGAATAGTGCCTGTATCCCCTGGTAAATTGCATTTCTCCTTCAGTGTCCTCTGATCATattttgcctattttgcatgtgAATTCTACATATTTGCCCTAAAAATTAATCAGATTTAGGTAAAAACAGTTCCGGTTTCCCCGGTCTATTATTCACCTTGTTAATAGCCAAAATTGGTCGAAACATGAAATCACAACATCTAATCAGTACACAAGTTCCTCTGAGCATAGCTTTGTATGTAATCTCTCTCTTAAATAAacctcctttttttttatatatatagaagtaaaaacaaaaaagaaggaaaagaaaatgttAGCTCAGCTATAAGCCTCTGCCATGATTAATAGCACAAGTGATGTCCAACCAGTAAACAGGCGTGCaccctttcctttacccttctTCTGGTCATACTGTTCCCATAAAAACCCAGTTTGGTGGTAATTCTGAACCACATTTCTGTACCAAAACAACAAAATTAATAGAGTTTACAGTTGCAGATGggcttgtttatgtaataataAGTCTACAACTGCAACTATTTGCCACAGAGGGTTAAATGTCAACTTCACCTAATCAGGTTGCCCCTCAACTCGTCATAGATCGCCCTGGCCTTATCTCTGTATGGTCCATCTTCTGCAAGAGTTCAACAAGAAAAAACTAGGCTGAGCTTTAAGGAATTTTCTTATGAGTGTGGGGAAAAACTGTTGGTTGATACCTTTGGAATAGTGGAAGAGTGCAGAAAGAATCCTGTAATTCATGTTCATCCAAATTGGGCCTCTCCAATAAGGTGGGTCGTGCTCTGTGTTGCGTTTCATGTACAGGGAACTGAGGAATAGATACATGTATGAGAAATATAACCTCCCAAGCAGAACTTAAGCAAATATTCACAAGGCAAGCTAGACTATAGAAACCTTGTTTTAGCAAGAGACCGGAGCCCATAGTCAGTCCATAAAATGCTCCTGTTTAGAATGAGATCAAGCTGCTTTTCCAGAATCCACGAATCCTACATTGAAGTGGTATACGTGTGAAAATCTAGAATAAGCTCATTAAAATCTAGTAAATGTAGAACAAGTGGTATATGTCCATCATACAAAAATAGTAAGACAAACATCAGAGAACTGGAGAAACAGTGTTTCCATGAAACTCACAGGTGGAATGATCTTCTCCATGAATGGAAAAAGGCCGACATAACCAACATGAGGAACTAGTCTTAACTCTGGCTTTTCTAATACTTCCCGTACAAGCTCTCGCTTTACATAACTGTTCTCCACAGTTGTCTCTTTCCAACTCAATCGAACCTATAAGTGTTTCAGAAATCAGTTTGTGAATTACATGCGAACAGACAAAGGGTatgcactttttttttttgttgttgtcAAAGAGAGAAAACAAAAGGCTATGCTAACTAGAGTTTCTGAGTAGAAAAAAAAAGCCAACAGGTCAAAAGATCGTGATTGAATAACAAAAGTCCATCTAGTTCTCTACTTATTACAACAAAATGATATGCAAATATATTAGGCCTATAATTTGAAACTCTTCACAACAGTAATAGTAGGCTTAGCAAATAGTCCAGGGGCTAACTACTGAAAAATATGGAAGGTACATCCGTATAGACCACATAGAGGAACAACATAAGAAGAGGAGTACATCATACACAGAAGAAAGTTAGAAACTCCAACCAACTAATAAGCAGTATCAAATTACTGATATCAGGGGAAAACAGTAGTAAAACAGCAAAGTACCTTTTCTGTATGATTGCCAAAATCAAAATATGCTCCATATGCAGGATCTAGGTGCATCTGGTAAAAGATCAAGCATCTATTAGACGTAAAATGATACTGTTACATTATTTGCAGGTTCAAATGCATTTTGATGCAAATGCAGCATTGGAAGGAAGGAGTTATAAGCATCTCCTTAGAGCATTGCAAAAGTAACAAACCTGATTGAGCGTTTCAAAATTTGAAAGTAGCTTGGCTGTTGAACCATAATCCTGCATTGCACCAAATTTTTAAGTACTAAATCTTTAGTACTTTCAACGCTATTCTTCTACTTGGTGTTTTTAGCATACCTTCCCAGACCTGTATTCTTTCTTTAACAGCTGTGTGATGGAATGCATGCAATTTGCAGCAAGAAGCATCCAACACCTAAGATCCAAGTGACGTTCTTCTTCACTTGGATGCGAAGCACGGGGATAATCATCCAGTCCAGAGGAAAGTGTCTGGAAATGCCAGAAATAACATCATCCTACTTCGTGTCATTTGATTggaattgaaatattaaaaaaatcatcatAAAGCCAATTATATTGATGAACAACGTTGTAGAATTATTAGCAAACAAGTAAATATCAATTATTTATGCCAATTCCAAAGGAAATTTTGTGCCAAGACTTTGACAACAACTAAATGTTGTAAAACACAACCTTTGGGTTTAGCTCACGAGTTGATGAGTTGTCCCTCCCATGCCAAAAATAACTGCCAATCTCCTTCCCTGGATCACAATTGTTTTTAAACATTATACTAACagtagttaaataaaaaaatgtctTGCTTGTCCAAACATCAGCCTAATAGAATTGTCCAAGATTTGGAGGATGAGGGCATCTTTATCTTCTATTTCTCACCAATCAAAAAATCCAAAAACGTTTATGAAGGCATGTATCTTCTCTTTCCCCACAAGGAAAAATAAATCCAAAAACACTTTAATGCCTTAAGTTCAATTAATTTGGTTGCATgcaaaaatcattttttttattcagcCATACAGTTGGTTAAGTTTCAAAAAACTTCTAACCGTTATACCTATTTAGGAATTTTGAGATCCACTACAATGCAAATAAAGGAAAAACAGTATTCAAATATTCCAGTATAACTAGAATTGCTTGGTCTATGAACAACATCAACTCATAGCCTATACCCTCCCCAAACCTAGGGGTATAAACgaaccgagccgagccgagctttgaagagctcaagcttggtttgttaaaattttttcgagctcgaaccgaattcgagctttactcatgccgaattcgagctttactcatatcgaactcgagccgagtattaagaagttcaagcttggctcgtttaggaAACGAGCTTAGACGAATCGAGCTGAGTCGAAAATAGTTcacgagtaatttaatttatttacatgtataatgagttttagtttaaaactaataagtttaaaactaaaataattttagttaaataagtatatctataaattagcatgtaaacttataaagatgagtttttaaatcttaatgatctaaatatatgcaagtttaagagtataactaaactatatagagctgaattttaaaaaattcagatttggctcatgaaagtatatgcagggtttagcttatttctcttatgatagtaATTTCAGTTTACTTAACGAGACTGTTCACGAGCCTATTCGCGAGCCTGCTCATGAACTCAGAAATGAGTCGAGCTCacgagccttaacgagccgaataatatggagctcaagcttggctcgtttactaaacgagcctaaaaattaagctcgagcttggctcatttacaaatcgagtcgagcttttatcgaatcgaacctcgaatagctcacgaacggTTTGGCTCATTTACACCCCTACCCAAACCCGCCAGACACCCcaccaaatcaaattaaaagaaGATGGGTGGAATACCTGACTGGGTAGTATTGAACCACTGGAACCAAGCTTCAAGACGAACAAAAGCCCGCTCTAGGAAGGAGATGATCTCATTGCTTTCATCAGAGGTAAACTTATTTTTCTCTATGCCATGAAGTAGATCTGAAGCAACAAAATTTAACATTAGATCTGATTTACATCATCTTGATGCATGTTCTAACCCAGATATATACTGTGACCCAGAAAAAGTAACATCTAACACTTTAATCTATGGTAAATTGATAATTATCAGGAAGCATATGAGACAAGCAGGGTGGAACTGGCTTGAACCAAAAATATAGCACATATAAGGTAGAAGGAAAGAACTTGTGTAGTGAGGTGGTTCCATACTTCTGTTAATGGTCTCTCCTCCCATACATTTTCATACCTTTTCCAGCTTTTAGGAAGATACACACATAAATGCATCACAAGTCTGTAATTCACACGAAAGGCCAGAACCCACCATAAACCACTAAAGGGGAGCTGAGATATCTCAACCTATTCAACTCAAGCAATTTGGATTAATGACTGTATAGGCTTCTTTTGTAAAagtttccattttcttttcatttcgcACCAACTAGTTGACTAAAACCTTTAAACATAAGAAACTTGCATCAGGTCATTAATTGATCTAGAAAGTAACCGGCATCATCACCCTATCAATGTATTTACTAATGGCTAAACATGATGATATACAAACTGAAAAAGACATGGCCTCCCAGGGGAAAAGGTGGATAATGAAATTTcatgattatatttttattgctaGTATGAATGTCTGATACTGTTGTACTATCAAGATATTAAAATCCAAATATGTCAAGtaaaaatcttataaaaaaCACTTACCTCTTATAACCAAAAATAGTGTTGGAGGATTTCCATTACTTGGATGCTGAAGAACAAATTCTTCTGGAACCTTGCTGTAATTACACCAAAAAAGAATGCACAATTACTTCATTAATGAACAGATATCTATTTCCCTCACTGAATAAACTTCAAATCAATTACAATCAAGTACTTGATAACTAAATTGACTGATGGTACCTGAGAGATTCAGATCCCAATATTTGTTCCCGAGGAATCCATCCATCAATATTCATTAAATCTAACCAGTGGCCAACTATATCCAAGCATATGTGAATATCCCAACGCCTTATCATTCCCCAcccaaaacaaaaataaaatcatttaaccCATTATTACTTCCACAAAAAAGTGAGCAACTGAAGTCTTAAATTTGCTTCAAGAGGATAATGGAATAAAGGTGACTAACCAGATCAACAGTTGATGAAAACCTTCATCCCATAGAAACCCCCTCGGAAAGAAGGGTCGACTTGGAACTGCTGTGTAAAGCTCAGCTGGccaatatttgataaaattatcaTGATTTTTATGCTGCAATGAAATATTAATCACTGTATGACTTTGTCAGATGTTCAAATTGATTACTGGTAGGTGcaaattaaaggatttttgCTAGACTGTGAAAGGAGAGAACAGCACATCCGACATGAAAAAAGTTAAATCCATGGGGGtttaattttctatatttatattaaatagctGAACCAGGTAAATCATCTCTAAAGAAGGGGATCACTGAGAAAGGCAACATACAAATTCTCATTTTGTGACCCGTGCGCTCCTTTCTTCTCTCTGTCTCACATATATTGCAACAGTTTTCTTCTTACATTTTTACTTCTATTTTCCTTATCTTCTTCATGAAAACAGAGACCAAtaatctctctctccctctgctCTCCCCCCTCCCCCAAACAGCTTATTCAGGTTCACAGTTCACTCTTGTCATCCTCCCCAGTTGGTTTATTGTGGTCAATCAAGTGAATTTTGTGAAGGAATAGCCAACAATTTGCCAAGAATCCACAGCATAAAATGAATTCACCATGGGACATCACTTGGTTATTTAAAGCTACCAAGGAAGAATACTGGTTGAAATATTCACATGCCAATAAGATGATCACTTTACAGATCCTAGATTGCAGTAAAATAAAACATGCAACTTACATTAGAATTTCTAGCATATGCTATCTTTGATTGACCATAAAAGTAGCCAATGCCCCCCAACATATTGGCAACAGCAACCTTACCAACAATTCTGGATTCAGAATCAAGCTGAACAAATATTAACGAAACGTCAGTATTTTTTTAAGCCAAAATGTTGGGGTACTTGTACTTTGGCACAAAAGCAAACAAAAGAAATGGTAAATGGACAACATATTTGCAAGAAACAGTCACCAATCTAATTGAGCTTCCAATAAAAATTTGGTACTTTTAAGTTACCAAGGTATCATTTCATGCCACAACTGCATCTCCTAAATTTTCCTGTGAAGATGCCATAAATATGGATAACAAATTTGCAAGAAATTGCAAAGGTCAGCAAACAGACAGTGCATTAGGAAAGTCAACATGATTTTAAAAGTTGCATTTCCACCAaagaaaaaaacataaataGGTTACTGACATAACACAATTTACAGGATGTGGGAAAGGCTCCCGTAAAAGAGTAAAAAAAGAGACTTGGAGAGTTCTGATCAGGCATGCTGAGTACTTGTACTTAATTAACATATATTAAATGATGGTGCCAGATTAAACCTTTGCTACTACATTCATCATTTTGAATATACTTAAAATTGAAATAGTACAATTGATGTGACTATGAGTGGCTGTAAGGTGCACAAGGGCTGTCCAACATACATATTTACAGTAGAATAAGTGAATAACACATATTTCAAAGGTTAATACCTTGCCAGCAATATTAAAGCACCGGTCGAACTTGGCATCAAATTCTGATTGCTTCCCTAGCAATTGATTTGTCAGTAAGGTGCCTGGAAATTATACAGCACAAAGAACTTTGAGGAAGGTAAAATACAAGAATTTCATTTCTTGGAAGCCAGTCAATAGAGTTTCACTTGAGTCAACAGAAacccaaaggaaaaaaaaaagatggatACCAGAAATCTAATCAGCCATAGACAAAATTACAAAACTGATTTATACTGAAATTTGAACCTTCCAAAATGTCAAAAATGGAAGAAATGTGGGTCTGACAACAAATTTGAAA
Coding sequences within it:
- the LOC110630013 gene encoding F-box/kelch-repeat protein At1g67480, coding for MLSFESGKRRLTETNMSFSTSFTQDKSTYSKSNLLLASAVADDIDCPILPGLPDDVAKYCLALVPRPYFPAMGAVCKKWRSVIKSKEFLVVRKLAGLLEEWLFVLTMDSQGKESHWEVMDCLGNRCQLLPPMPGPMKAGFGVVVLNGKLFVMAGYSVIDGTGSASADVYEYDSCLSSWSKLSSMNVARFDFACAEVNGKVYAVGGYGKDGDSLSSVEMYDPDSEKWTLIESLRRPRWGCFACGLEGKLYIMGGRSSFTIGNSKCVDVYDPERHSWCEIKNGCVMVTAHAVLEKKLFCMEWKNQRKLAIFNPEDNSWKMVPVPLTGSSSIGFRFGILDGKLLLFSLEEAPGYRTLLYDPNASPGSEWQTSEIKPSGLCLCSVTIKA
- the LOC110629360 gene encoding nuclear pore complex protein NUP54 gives rise to the protein MFGAQASPAFGTPSSMPAFGTPSATPAFGTPTSTPAFGTPSSMPAFGTPSSTPAFGAPSSTPAFGTPSSTPAFGTPSTPSFAAGFGSSLFSTPFSSQTQQQQQTPFFLQPSTGLGFQTPYAASQATPFPNAQLTTQMAPVAPLPFSLADRDIQAIVDAYKEEPGNPKYAFKYLLFSVTDPQHRVKPAGVSDIMWAEAMAKLEGMESSDRERLWPQLVQGFKDLSHRLKLQDEVIVSDAERLRMTQSNVKMLQRHFQAETLPWIQRMRQKEQSLQRRLLRIMRIMEALEGKGHRMPLMKGEAELAEKLAAITRQLKGSGAELSRRVQNLLTISRVQANAIGAGGSIYLPGSTKIHDQSLADMQEVLQQQTEAIARLGNVLKRDMRDMEIIMAEDTEMAEDVN